A stretch of Syntrophaceae bacterium DNA encodes these proteins:
- the infB gene encoding translation initiation factor IF-2, whose product MSKKRVYELAKELGLDNKELISRLEKIGVIVKSHSSTLEEADLERIQRELLAPEPREMVEQRIKSTVIRRRAIRTAADEEKPGEAEEAPAEAAAEEEPAVPAPEPPETEQPVDAVSVVSPPEPFAQEAEPAAEPVPVAAETAAPPEEEKQPEKPPEVPSRGTTATVISRPAPGEVRKPFVRRETVPSRPSPAAPGARKEVPRRPDLKVTRDVPPAAPAAGAAADKKPKWVADKKKKTIEVVMGEQPGLKKKTLARKSTDRRDIRQELEIDERASRWREEKRATVVRMQKPQITVPKASKRRIKVMEAITVGELAKKMGVKASEVINKLIGLGLMAGINQSIDFDTAVLIAGDFGYQVEAAAFDYDETIQRPETASENLKPRAPVVTIMGHVDHGKTSLLDAIRQTNVIEGEAGGITQAIGAYHVHIKDRDIVFLDTPGHEAFTAMRARGAQVTDIVVLVVAADDGVMEQTVEAINHARSAGVPIMVAINKIDKPNADIGRIKQGLTEYNLVSEEWGGDTIFSEVSAKKQEGIEELLEMILLQADVLELKADPDQPARGIIIESTLDRGRGPVATVLIQEGTLKEGDTFVSRTEFGRVRAMIDDQGRRVKEAPPSMPVVVIGFSGVPQVGAEFVGVEDEKKAKGISEYWIRKERERELSSTSKITLEQLYQRMKEGVKELNVILKADVQGSVEALSDALNKLSTEEIKVKIIHSSTGTVTETDVMLASASNAIIIGFNVRPDARVSELAENEGVEIKPYDIIYNVIADMRAAMEGLLEPEYRDVVQGHAEVRQLFKIPKAGTIAGSYVVDGKISRNAQLRLLRQGVVLYDGRFASLKRLKDDVKEVQTGYECGIGIENFNDLREGDVIEAYVKERVERKL is encoded by the coding sequence ATGTCGAAGAAGAGGGTTTACGAACTGGCGAAGGAACTGGGGCTGGATAACAAGGAGCTCATTTCCCGCCTGGAAAAGATCGGTGTCATAGTAAAATCCCACTCGAGCACGCTCGAGGAGGCGGATCTGGAAAGAATCCAGCGGGAGCTGCTGGCGCCCGAACCTCGAGAGATGGTTGAGCAGCGGATCAAGTCAACGGTGATCCGGCGCCGGGCAATCCGGACGGCCGCGGATGAGGAAAAGCCTGGGGAAGCGGAAGAAGCGCCTGCGGAAGCAGCCGCGGAAGAGGAGCCTGCCGTTCCCGCGCCGGAGCCTCCCGAAACCGAACAGCCGGTTGATGCCGTATCTGTCGTTTCTCCACCGGAGCCGTTCGCACAGGAAGCCGAGCCGGCGGCAGAGCCGGTTCCCGTTGCCGCGGAGACGGCCGCCCCTCCCGAAGAGGAAAAGCAACCCGAAAAACCCCCGGAGGTACCCTCCCGCGGAACTACGGCCACGGTCATATCCAGACCCGCCCCGGGCGAAGTCCGCAAACCGTTCGTCAGGAGGGAGACGGTTCCCTCCAGGCCGTCTCCTGCAGCTCCCGGTGCGAGGAAAGAAGTCCCGCGAAGACCCGATCTGAAGGTGACGAGGGACGTTCCTCCGGCAGCGCCTGCAGCCGGCGCGGCTGCGGACAAGAAGCCGAAATGGGTGGCCGACAAGAAGAAAAAGACCATCGAGGTGGTCATGGGCGAGCAGCCGGGTCTGAAGAAGAAGACGCTGGCCCGCAAATCCACTGACCGCCGGGATATCCGGCAGGAACTGGAAATCGACGAGCGGGCGTCGCGCTGGCGAGAGGAAAAGAGGGCCACCGTCGTCCGGATGCAGAAGCCCCAGATCACCGTACCCAAGGCAAGCAAGCGGCGGATCAAGGTGATGGAGGCCATCACCGTCGGGGAACTGGCAAAGAAAATGGGCGTCAAGGCCAGCGAGGTCATCAACAAACTGATCGGGCTGGGCCTGATGGCGGGGATCAACCAATCCATCGACTTCGACACCGCCGTGCTGATTGCAGGCGATTTCGGATATCAGGTGGAGGCGGCCGCCTTCGATTATGATGAAACCATTCAGCGCCCGGAGACGGCCTCGGAGAATCTGAAGCCGCGGGCTCCCGTCGTAACGATCATGGGCCATGTCGATCACGGGAAGACGTCTCTCCTGGATGCCATTCGCCAGACCAACGTGATCGAAGGGGAGGCAGGCGGAATCACCCAGGCGATCGGCGCTTATCACGTCCACATCAAGGACAGGGACATCGTTTTCCTGGATACGCCTGGACACGAAGCGTTTACGGCCATGCGCGCCCGTGGGGCCCAGGTTACGGACATCGTCGTTCTTGTCGTCGCCGCAGACGACGGTGTCATGGAACAGACCGTGGAGGCCATCAACCATGCCCGGTCGGCAGGCGTTCCGATCATGGTGGCCATCAACAAGATTGACAAGCCCAACGCCGACATCGGACGGATCAAGCAGGGGCTGACGGAATACAACCTGGTTTCGGAGGAATGGGGAGGAGATACGATCTTCTCGGAAGTGTCCGCGAAAAAGCAGGAGGGTATCGAGGAACTTCTGGAAATGATTCTTCTCCAGGCCGACGTGCTGGAATTGAAGGCCGATCCGGATCAGCCGGCCCGAGGGATCATCATCGAATCAACCCTGGACCGGGGACGCGGGCCCGTGGCGACCGTCCTGATTCAGGAAGGTACGCTGAAGGAAGGGGACACCTTTGTTTCCAGGACGGAATTCGGGCGCGTGCGGGCCATGATCGACGACCAGGGGCGCCGTGTGAAGGAAGCTCCCCCCTCCATGCCCGTTGTCGTCATCGGATTCTCCGGTGTGCCCCAGGTAGGGGCCGAGTTTGTGGGTGTGGAGGACGAGAAGAAGGCCAAGGGCATCAGCGAATACTGGATACGCAAGGAACGGGAAAGGGAGCTTTCCTCCACGTCCAAGATCACGCTGGAGCAACTGTATCAGCGGATGAAGGAAGGCGTCAAGGAGCTCAACGTCATCCTCAAGGCCGACGTCCAGGGGTCCGTCGAGGCCCTCTCAGACGCCCTCAACAAGCTCAGCACGGAGGAAATCAAGGTCAAGATCATTCACAGTTCCACCGGTACCGTGACGGAAACGGACGTGATGCTGGCATCCGCCTCCAATGCCATCATCATCGGTTTCAACGTCCGGCCCGATGCCCGGGTTTCCGAACTCGCGGAGAACGAGGGCGTCGAGATCAAACCTTACGACATCATCTACAATGTCATCGCCGATATGAGGGCGGCCATGGAAGGGCTGCTGGAACCGGAGTATCGGGATGTCGTTCAAGGGCACGCGGAGGTACGCCAGCTCTTCAAGATTCCGAAGGCGGGGACCATTGCCGGCAGCTATGTCGTGGACGGCAAGATCTCCCGAAATGCCCAACTGAGACTGCTACGACAGGGGGTCGTGCTTTATGACGGCCGCTTCGCTTCCCTCAAACGCCTGAAGGACGATGTCAAGGAAGTCCAGACCGGTTATGAATGCGGGATCGGCATCGAGAACTTCAACGACCTCCGTGAAGGAGACGTGATCGAGGCCTACGTCAAGGAGCGGGTCGAGCGGAAATTATGA
- the prmC gene encoding peptide chain release factor N(5)-glutamine methyltransferase produces MATIRSVLQEAADTLRRHGLPSPRLDAEVLLCRCLRTDRTHLYTYPEEILGEHAVRGFLGWVERRRKQEPVAYIIGEKEFWSIPFAVNRHVLIPRAETEILVEEALRVVGGRCNILDVGTGSGAVAVALSRELPLARVVATDRSAAAAETAARNAQRAGVADRVCVLVADLLESIRGPLDMIVSNPPYIPDDEFEELPPGVREYEPKEALWAAGDGTAVHRLLIGGAAAVLKDGGWLLMETGDRQAERLVEAFRMDGRYDRIEIRKDYGGRDRVVKARKRELEHG; encoded by the coding sequence ATGGCAACCATCCGATCCGTCCTGCAAGAGGCGGCCGACACCCTTCGCCGTCACGGCTTGCCCTCTCCCCGTCTGGACGCCGAGGTCCTGTTGTGCCGATGTCTCCGGACCGATCGCACCCATCTCTATACGTACCCGGAGGAGATCCTCGGGGAGCATGCCGTCCGCGGCTTCCTGGGCTGGGTGGAAAGGCGGAGGAAGCAGGAACCGGTCGCCTATATCATCGGGGAGAAGGAGTTCTGGTCGATCCCCTTTGCCGTTAACCGGCATGTTCTGATTCCCCGCGCGGAGACGGAGATTCTCGTGGAGGAGGCGCTCCGGGTGGTGGGAGGGCGCTGCAACATCCTGGATGTCGGAACGGGAAGCGGTGCCGTGGCCGTAGCGTTGTCCCGGGAGCTGCCCCTGGCGAGGGTGGTGGCGACGGACCGGTCGGCCGCAGCGGCGGAGACGGCGGCGCGAAACGCACAACGGGCAGGAGTCGCCGATCGCGTATGTGTCTTGGTTGCGGATCTCCTGGAATCGATTCGCGGTCCTCTTGACATGATCGTCTCGAACCCTCCCTACATCCCGGATGATGAATTCGAAGAACTGCCTCCCGGGGTGAGGGAGTACGAACCGAAGGAGGCGCTCTGGGCCGCCGGAGACGGGACCGCGGTACATCGCCTGCTTATCGGGGGAGCCGCAGCCGTCCTGAAGGACGGAGGATGGCTCCTGATGGAAACCGGCGACCGTCAGGCGGAAAGGCTCGTGGAGGCTTTCCGCATGGACGGCCGGTATGACCGGATCGAAATCCGGAAGGATTATGGAGGCCGGGACCGGGTCGTGAAGGCCAGGAAAAGGGAGCTTGAGCATGGATAA
- a CDS encoding bifunctional oligoribonuclease/PAP phosphatase NrnA — protein sequence MQKILDIIRRGRSFLVVAHARPDGDSVGSMLALHNMLKAAGKEPLVYSQDAIPENYRFLPGSEDVIFNLPVGRTYDAVFLLDCSELDRVGDRWDEISKSGPVINIDHHLSNDRFTELFLIDAHASSTAELLHRLAESLGWELSKEAADCLYTGILTDTGGFCYGNTGRDTLFTAASLVERGADPQWISENVYESSPIAKIRLLAKAMTALEFHLNGRVGFMVVTLADFAACGALFEHTEGFVDLPRSIRGVQVSILFTEVAERSFKVSLRSKGRVNIERVARSFGGGGHLNAAACRVEDEWPAVRRRVLEEIEAVLSE from the coding sequence ATGCAGAAGATTCTTGATATTATCCGCCGGGGACGCTCGTTTCTTGTCGTCGCCCATGCACGACCCGATGGGGACTCCGTTGGATCCATGCTTGCGCTTCATAATATGCTGAAGGCCGCCGGAAAAGAGCCGCTGGTTTACTCCCAGGACGCGATCCCGGAAAATTACCGTTTTCTGCCGGGCTCAGAAGATGTCATCTTTAACCTTCCGGTTGGTCGGACTTATGATGCCGTCTTTCTTCTCGATTGCAGCGAGCTGGACCGTGTTGGAGACCGCTGGGATGAGATCAGCAAATCCGGTCCGGTCATCAATATCGACCATCATCTTTCGAATGATCGATTCACAGAGCTCTTCCTTATCGACGCCCATGCCAGTTCGACCGCCGAGCTTCTCCACCGTCTTGCCGAAAGCCTGGGATGGGAGCTGTCCAAGGAAGCCGCCGATTGCCTTTACACGGGTATCCTGACGGATACGGGCGGATTCTGTTATGGCAACACCGGCCGGGACACCCTGTTCACGGCGGCAAGTCTGGTAGAAAGGGGAGCCGATCCGCAGTGGATTTCAGAGAACGTCTATGAAAGCAGCCCGATCGCGAAAATCCGGCTCCTGGCAAAGGCAATGACGGCCCTGGAATTCCACCTCAATGGAAGAGTGGGATTCATGGTCGTGACCCTGGCCGATTTTGCCGCCTGCGGGGCGCTTTTCGAGCATACGGAAGGCTTTGTCGATCTTCCACGAAGCATAAGGGGAGTACAGGTATCCATCCTGTTCACGGAGGTCGCCGAGCGGTCCTTCAAGGTCAGTCTTCGTTCCAAGGGCCGGGTGAACATCGAGCGGGTTGCCCGTTCTTTCGGAGGGGGTGGCCATCTGAATGCCGCTGCCTGCAGAGTGGAAGACGAATGGCCGGCCGTGAGGCGCCGGGTACTGGAAGAGATCGAAGCGGTCCTGTCGGAATGA
- the hisD gene encoding histidinol dehydrogenase translates to MRIIRTSDSRFEEVFRQIAGRGRVFEEELWKTVYRIVRDVAERGDDALFAYTEQFDGYRLAPGAVAATPGEIDAAVSAVSPEEWKILHLSAERIERYHRRQILPDLRIDDEEGVLLEQRVLPLERVGVYAPGGLAAYPSTVLMAAIPARIAGVKEILLASPAREGRLHPLIAAAAKLCGITQILKIGGGQAIAALAYGTASVPRVDKIVGPGNAFVAAAKRIVFGEVSIDMIAGPSEVLIVADGSAPASFAAADLIAQAEHDEMASAVLVTPDARYASQVAAEVDRLVDRLSRREILVRSLERFGAIFLVENLEEAAEVANRFAPEHLELMVANPRHILPWFRHAGSIFLGAYAPEAIGDYLAGPNHILPTGGTARFSSPLGVYDFLKRTSVLEFSPEAFGRYGTAVEAFAGMEGLTGHGLAASIRGPGALSDHPDSR, encoded by the coding sequence ATGAGGATCATCCGGACGAGCGATTCCCGATTTGAAGAAGTGTTCCGGCAGATCGCCGGAAGGGGCCGTGTCTTTGAGGAGGAACTCTGGAAGACGGTGTACCGGATCGTTCGGGACGTGGCGGAGCGAGGGGATGATGCTCTGTTCGCCTATACGGAACAGTTCGACGGCTACCGGCTCGCACCGGGCGCCGTGGCGGCAACACCGGGGGAGATCGACGCCGCCGTATCCGCCGTTTCCCCGGAGGAATGGAAGATCCTCCATCTGAGCGCCGAGAGGATCGAACGGTATCACCGGAGGCAGATCCTCCCAGACCTGAGGATCGACGACGAAGAGGGTGTGCTTCTGGAACAGCGGGTCCTGCCGCTGGAGCGGGTGGGTGTCTATGCCCCGGGGGGGCTTGCCGCCTATCCGTCGACGGTGCTCATGGCGGCCATTCCCGCCCGGATTGCCGGGGTGAAGGAGATCCTGCTTGCATCGCCGGCCCGGGAAGGGCGGCTCCATCCCCTGATTGCAGCCGCAGCGAAACTCTGCGGCATAACGCAAATCCTCAAGATCGGGGGGGGCCAGGCGATTGCGGCCCTGGCGTACGGGACCGCCTCGGTGCCCCGGGTGGACAAGATCGTGGGGCCCGGAAATGCATTCGTCGCCGCGGCCAAGCGAATCGTCTTCGGTGAGGTGTCCATTGATATGATCGCCGGTCCAAGCGAAGTGCTGATCGTTGCAGACGGCAGCGCCCCCGCATCGTTCGCCGCCGCAGACCTCATTGCCCAGGCGGAGCACGACGAGATGGCCAGTGCGGTCCTGGTGACGCCCGATGCGCGGTATGCGTCCCAGGTGGCGGCCGAGGTGGATCGGCTGGTGGACCGCCTGTCCCGGAGAGAGATCCTGGTCCGGTCCCTGGAGCGGTTCGGGGCGATCTTCCTGGTGGAGAACCTGGAGGAAGCGGCGGAAGTCGCCAACCGGTTCGCACCGGAACACCTGGAACTGATGGTGGCGAATCCCCGCCACATTCTCCCGTGGTTCAGGCATGCCGGCTCCATCTTCCTGGGCGCCTATGCACCCGAGGCGATCGGAGATTATCTTGCCGGTCCGAACCACATCCTGCCCACCGGCGGGACCGCCCGCTTCTCATCCCCTCTCGGGGTATACGATTTCCTGAAGCGGACCAGTGTCCTTGAGTTTTCGCCGGAAGCCTTCGGGCGCTATGGAACTGCGGTCGAGGCCTTTGCCGGAATGGAGGGGCTGACGGGGCATGGATTGGCTGCATCCATCCGGGGTCCGGGCGCCCTGTCCGATCATCCGGACTCCCGTTGA
- the nusA gene encoding transcription termination/antitermination protein NusA, which translates to MLPELKRLIEQMGKDRGIDKQIIIEALEAAMLTAARKKLGPHVEIEAHYNDEAGEVEVFQFKMVVDKILDPDLHVLLDEARQNLDEEAEPGDSLGIKIDTSTFGRIAVQTAKQIIIQRVKDAERDNIYDEYKDRKGELINGFVQRFEGGSIIVNLGRAEGVIPVSEQIFKEVYKRGERIRAYILEVKRITKGPQIILSRTHPGFLRALFEVEVPEISEGLIELVNVAREPGKRAKIAVRTKDKDIDPVGACVGMRGSRVQSVVQELRGEKIDIVPYSEDPVKFVCSALSPAKVERVFMDEESRSMEIIVPEDQLSLAIGKNGQNVRLAVKLTGWKIDVKTEALASAQEAPAYKELMGIPGMSEEHAEQLFELGFKTVAALAAADPVMLSALPGLDEPVAVRWIEEAGRMITQDAVVGKGE; encoded by the coding sequence ATGTTGCCGGAGTTGAAACGACTGATCGAACAGATGGGGAAGGACCGGGGAATCGATAAGCAGATCATCATCGAAGCCCTGGAAGCGGCGATGCTGACGGCGGCGCGCAAGAAACTGGGTCCCCACGTGGAGATCGAGGCTCATTATAACGATGAGGCCGGCGAGGTGGAGGTCTTCCAGTTCAAGATGGTCGTGGACAAGATCCTCGATCCGGATCTCCATGTCCTGCTGGACGAAGCTCGGCAGAATCTGGACGAGGAGGCGGAGCCCGGGGACAGCCTGGGAATTAAGATCGACACGAGCACCTTTGGAAGAATCGCCGTCCAGACGGCTAAACAGATCATCATCCAGCGGGTCAAGGACGCGGAGAGGGATAACATCTACGATGAATACAAGGACCGGAAAGGGGAACTGATCAACGGGTTTGTCCAGCGGTTCGAGGGGGGATCCATCATCGTGAACCTCGGCCGTGCAGAGGGCGTCATTCCCGTGTCCGAACAGATCTTCAAGGAAGTGTACAAACGGGGAGAGCGGATCCGGGCCTATATTTTGGAAGTGAAGCGAATTACAAAAGGCCCCCAGATCATACTGTCGAGGACCCATCCCGGATTCCTGCGGGCTCTGTTCGAGGTGGAGGTTCCGGAAATCTCCGAGGGGCTCATCGAGCTTGTCAACGTGGCGAGGGAACCCGGAAAACGGGCGAAGATCGCCGTGCGCACCAAGGACAAGGATATCGATCCCGTGGGGGCCTGCGTCGGCATGAGGGGGTCCCGTGTTCAGAGCGTAGTTCAGGAATTGCGGGGCGAAAAAATCGACATCGTTCCGTATTCCGAAGACCCGGTCAAATTCGTCTGCAGCGCTCTTTCCCCGGCCAAGGTGGAGAGGGTTTTCATGGATGAAGAAAGCCGTTCCATGGAGATCATCGTTCCCGAGGACCAGTTGTCTCTGGCTATCGGAAAAAACGGGCAGAATGTGAGGCTGGCCGTCAAACTGACGGGCTGGAAAATAGACGTGAAGACGGAAGCGCTGGCTTCTGCCCAGGAGGCCCCGGCCTATAAGGAATTGATGGGGATTCCCGGGATGAGCGAGGAACATGCGGAACAACTCTTTGAGCTTGGTTTCAAAACCGTGGCGGCACTGGCCGCAGCAGATCCGGTCATGCTCTCCGCATTGCCCGGTCTGGATGAGCCGGTGGCCGTTCGATGGATTGAAGAAGCGGGAAGGATGATCACACAGGATGCTGTTGTCGGAAAAGGCGAGTGA
- a CDS encoding ribosome maturation factor RimP: MSGLEPTFFFKAMENVPTGRSIEEAIWNLAEPTADAEGVELIHVECIRMKTRWIVRIFLDKKEGVTLDDCTRVSHVLGDLLEVHDVPPGPYTLEVSSPGPNRPLFRDCDFARFCGNRVVLRLDGSVEGRRNIRGTLLAYETGDPERALLVEMDGTVHRIPRRTVVKANIEDLAGDADRADTRRKGKGKIRG; this comes from the coding sequence ATGAGTGGGCTTGAGCCCACTTTTTTTTTCAAAGCAATGGAAAACGTCCCGACCGGAAGGTCCATCGAGGAAGCGATCTGGAACCTGGCGGAGCCCACTGCGGATGCGGAGGGTGTGGAGTTGATCCACGTGGAATGCATCCGCATGAAGACTCGGTGGATCGTCAGGATTTTTCTGGATAAGAAGGAGGGCGTTACATTGGATGATTGTACGCGGGTCAGCCACGTGCTGGGGGACCTTCTGGAAGTTCATGATGTCCCGCCGGGACCTTATACCCTGGAGGTTTCGTCGCCGGGTCCGAACCGGCCGCTGTTCCGGGACTGCGACTTTGCCCGGTTTTGCGGCAACCGGGTGGTGCTCAGGCTCGACGGATCGGTGGAGGGAAGAAGAAACATTCGCGGTACGCTCCTGGCGTATGAAACCGGAGACCCGGAGAGGGCGCTGCTGGTAGAGATGGACGGTACGGTTCATCGCATTCCCAGGAGAACTGTCGTGAAGGCGAACATCGAGGACCTAGCCGGGGATGCGGACCGCGCGGACACACGCCGAAAAGGGAAAGGAAAAATCCGTGGGTAG
- a CDS encoding DUF503 domain-containing protein gives MVIGSGILEILIPDSRSLKDKRGVLNRILKRTQNSFNISIAEVGLQDLWGRARIGFSIVGNDRAYVNRKIDMVLNFIQEQQLAEILQTMIEITSVSEQMSPAVYEERKYAAVQEGPEGGGPDPDGGLGNPPPSDP, from the coding sequence ATGGTCATCGGATCCGGCATCCTGGAAATCCTGATTCCCGACAGCCGGTCCCTCAAGGACAAACGGGGAGTCCTGAACCGGATCCTCAAGAGAACGCAGAATTCGTTCAATATATCCATCGCCGAAGTGGGCCTGCAGGACTTGTGGGGACGGGCAAGAATCGGGTTCAGCATCGTCGGCAACGATCGGGCGTATGTGAACCGGAAGATCGACATGGTGTTGAACTTCATCCAGGAGCAACAGCTGGCGGAGATTCTGCAAACCATGATCGAAATAACCAGCGTGTCGGAGCAGATGTCCCCCGCAGTCTACGAGGAGCGGAAATATGCAGCCGTTCAAGAGGGCCCAGAGGGTGGCGGACCTGATCCGGACGGAGGTCTCGGAAATCCTCCGCCGTCAGATCCGTGA
- the rbfA gene encoding 30S ribosome-binding factor RbfA yields the protein MQPFKRAQRVADLIRTEVSEILRRQIRDPRIGSVTITDVRVTDDLRLARIFFVELGKDHVAEETWEGLESASGFLKRELGHRLHLRYVPDIVFKHDPSFAYGSRIEGLLREIHQREAEHDAEDS from the coding sequence ATGCAGCCGTTCAAGAGGGCCCAGAGGGTGGCGGACCTGATCCGGACGGAGGTCTCGGAAATCCTCCGCCGTCAGATCCGTGATCCGCGGATCGGCTCGGTAACCATTACGGATGTGCGCGTGACGGATGACCTGCGGCTGGCGCGGATATTTTTCGTGGAGCTCGGGAAGGATCATGTCGCTGAGGAAACCTGGGAGGGGCTCGAAAGCGCCTCCGGCTTTCTGAAACGGGAACTGGGGCACAGGCTCCATCTCCGCTATGTGCCGGACATCGTATTCAAGCATGATCCGTCTTTTGCCTATGGAAGCCGGATCGAGGGTCTGCTCAGGGAGATTCATCAAAGAGAAGCGGAGCACGATGCAGAAGATTCTTGA
- the murA gene encoding UDP-N-acetylglucosamine 1-carboxyvinyltransferase — protein MDKIVIQGGRKLAGDVPVSGAKNAALPILVSSLLTEGTNTFRNIPNLVDIKTARKLLHNLGVRTEGNGTVQVDATGITSCEAPYDLVKTMRASILVLGPLVARMGQARVSLPGGCAIGARPVNLHIKALEEMGAEIRLEEGYIEAKARRLRGARIYFDLSTVTGTENIMMAATLADGTTILQNAAKEPEVVNLADVLNGMGARISGAGTDVITIEGVPRLHAVEASVIPDRIEAGTFMIAAGMTGGDIRLTGCLAGHLDALITKLREAGMTIEAEPDVIRAAGSRRILSVDVKTLPYPGFPTDLQAQIMAMMTLGQGFSVVSETVFENRFMHVSELLRMGADIDIQGNSAFVRGVPRLLGAPVMATDLRASASLVLAGLAAEGRTDVSRVYHLDRGYESMEKKFAALGADVKREKA, from the coding sequence ATGGATAAGATCGTCATCCAGGGAGGGCGGAAGCTGGCCGGGGACGTGCCCGTCAGCGGTGCCAAGAATGCGGCGCTGCCCATTCTGGTTTCATCGCTGCTGACGGAGGGAACGAATACGTTCCGCAACATTCCGAATCTGGTGGACATCAAGACGGCGCGAAAGCTGCTGCACAATCTCGGCGTCCGTACGGAGGGAAACGGCACCGTTCAAGTGGACGCCACCGGGATCACCAGCTGCGAAGCCCCGTATGATCTGGTGAAGACCATGCGGGCGTCGATCCTGGTCCTGGGACCGCTGGTGGCCCGGATGGGCCAGGCGCGGGTTTCCCTGCCCGGCGGGTGCGCTATCGGGGCCAGGCCCGTCAACCTGCACATCAAGGCCCTGGAAGAGATGGGTGCGGAGATCCGCCTGGAAGAAGGGTACATCGAAGCGAAGGCGCGGCGGCTTCGCGGGGCCAGGATATATTTCGATCTCTCCACCGTGACGGGAACGGAGAACATCATGATGGCCGCGACCCTCGCCGACGGCACGACCATCCTGCAGAATGCCGCAAAGGAGCCTGAGGTGGTCAACCTTGCGGATGTTCTGAACGGAATGGGCGCCCGCATTTCCGGGGCGGGGACGGATGTGATCACCATCGAAGGGGTCCCGCGCCTTCATGCCGTCGAGGCGTCCGTCATCCCCGACCGGATCGAGGCCGGGACGTTCATGATCGCCGCGGGCATGACAGGCGGAGATATCCGCCTGACCGGATGCCTGGCGGGCCACCTGGATGCCCTGATCACGAAACTCCGGGAAGCAGGAATGACCATCGAAGCGGAGCCCGACGTCATCCGGGCCGCCGGTTCCCGGCGGATCCTGAGCGTCGATGTGAAGACCCTTCCTTACCCGGGCTTTCCGACGGACCTCCAGGCCCAGATCATGGCGATGATGACCCTCGGACAGGGCTTCAGCGTCGTTTCCGAGACGGTCTTCGAAAATCGCTTCATGCACGTGAGCGAACTGCTCCGGATGGGCGCGGATATCGATATTCAGGGAAACAGCGCGTTCGTGAGAGGGGTCCCGCGGTTGCTCGGAGCGCCGGTAATGGCCACAGACCTCCGGGCTTCGGCATCCCTGGTCCTGGCGGGGCTGGCGGCGGAGGGACGTACGGACGTTTCCCGCGTTTATCATCTCGATCGCGGCTACGAGTCGATGGAGAAGAAATTTGCCGCTCTCGGGGCCGATGTAAAAAGGGAGAAAGCGTAA